Proteins co-encoded in one Candidatus Flexicrinis proximus genomic window:
- a CDS encoding PAS domain S-box protein: MLESNSDDALLLQRELRRAGYSLQTTVVQTEADFTSQLNPNIDVILADLTLPAYSAERALETLLQRGLDIPFILVTGGMSEETGVGFVARGAADYLLKDRLHRLGAAVKKAIDDRSARTERAHTERALEASEHRFRLMFDVSLDVILFIDASDGTILDSNPAAALLGYTPAELNGEHWSKIFPPDRPPSEAEVRSATTQGGTVIMTHLFRRADDTLIPMDLTATRLDQGDDGQRLLVTLRDVTERLRADAERATAQQLNNQFEREKLLNEQRQRFINFAAHEFKNPMTAIWSSNAMLLEYGERMTDAARQKHHKQIEEQIQRMLDLISDMLTVGRLNESATTLVREPVDLDAFTRAMVEEQRAVYPTQTYRIEAAPAGYTMLAEPKVLEQILNNLLGNAARYSPDKRTVEVRLSREQEMLVLSVSDQGIGIQPQDLATLFEPFKRGSNVGAIKGTGLGLSIVKQSVELHGGTIEVESTPGMGSTFTVRFPAAGG; encoded by the coding sequence ATGCTCGAAAGCAACTCGGACGATGCGCTGCTCCTACAGCGCGAGCTGAGACGCGCGGGCTACTCGCTGCAAACGACGGTGGTCCAGACCGAAGCCGACTTCACCAGCCAGCTCAATCCGAACATCGACGTGATCCTGGCCGACCTGACGCTGCCGGCCTACAGCGCCGAGCGGGCGCTCGAAACGCTGCTGCAGCGCGGGCTGGATATCCCGTTCATCCTGGTGACCGGCGGGATGTCGGAAGAGACGGGCGTGGGCTTTGTGGCGCGCGGGGCGGCGGACTACCTGCTTAAAGACCGGCTGCACCGGCTGGGCGCGGCGGTCAAGAAAGCGATTGACGACCGGAGCGCGCGCACGGAACGGGCGCACACGGAGCGGGCGCTGGAAGCCTCGGAGCACCGCTTCCGGCTGATGTTCGACGTCTCGCTGGACGTCATCCTGTTCATCGACGCGTCCGACGGGACGATCCTGGACAGCAACCCGGCGGCAGCGCTGCTGGGATACACGCCGGCTGAGCTGAACGGCGAGCACTGGTCGAAAATCTTCCCGCCCGACCGTCCGCCGAGCGAGGCGGAGGTGCGCAGCGCGACCACCCAGGGCGGCACGGTGATCATGACGCACCTTTTCCGGCGGGCAGACGATACGCTGATACCGATGGATCTGACGGCGACGCGGCTGGATCAGGGCGACGACGGGCAGCGGCTGCTGGTGACGCTGCGCGACGTCACCGAGCGGCTGCGGGCGGATGCCGAACGGGCGACCGCGCAGCAGTTGAACAACCAGTTTGAGCGCGAGAAACTCCTGAACGAACAGCGCCAGCGCTTCATCAACTTCGCGGCGCACGAGTTCAAAAATCCGATGACGGCGATCTGGTCCTCGAACGCGATGCTGCTGGAATACGGCGAGCGGATGACTGATGCGGCGCGGCAGAAGCATCACAAGCAGATCGAGGAGCAAATCCAGCGGATGCTGGACCTGATCAGCGACATGCTGACGGTGGGACGGCTGAACGAGTCGGCGACGACGCTGGTCCGCGAGCCGGTCGACCTGGATGCGTTCACGCGGGCGATGGTCGAGGAACAGCGGGCGGTCTACCCGACCCAGACCTACCGGATCGAGGCGGCCCCTGCCGGCTATACGATGCTGGCCGAGCCGAAAGTGCTGGAGCAAATCCTGAACAACCTGCTGGGCAACGCAGCGCGTTATTCGCCCGATAAGCGCACCGTGGAGGTGCGGCTGTCGCGCGAGCAGGAGATGCTGGTGCTGTCGGTCAGCGACCAGGGCATCGGGATACAGCCGCAGGACCTCGCCACGCTGTTCGAACCGTTCAAACGCGGCAGCAACGTCGGGGCGATCAAAGGCACAGGGCTGGGACTGAGCATCGTGAAGCAGTCGGTGGAGCTGCACGGCGGGACCATCGAGGTTGAAAGCACGCCGGGGATGGGATCGACGTTTACGGTGCGCTTCCCGGCGGCGGGGGGATAG
- a CDS encoding glycoside hydrolase family 88 protein, whose protein sequence is MTDLVRLREKLHSTLEFAGTQLRTLITNHPDTFPMYTQNGKWIHGGEAWTNWCEGFLGGQLWLMYEHSRDPFWREKAEHYSRLVEHRKTDRNVHDLGFLFWSTWKRWYDLTGDEAVNATVVEAGQTLALRFKEKGRYLRSFVSDDSLFIDIMMNVGIIFYAAQQTGDAALLDVALEHSLTTRRYLVRGDGSTSHEGLFNLETGEFIRQSTHQGWRDDSSWARGLTWALYGFGTVYRFTDDPRFLQTAEMTAQYYIEHTPSHGVPPNDWSEANPIRPYESSAAAIAASGLLNLARLTGDPVRARLFRDYALTILDTLTEPEFLANETPGWEGILKHGSYHERKGLGVDESVMWGEYFFLEACSKALSYVG, encoded by the coding sequence ATGACCGATTTAGTGCGTTTGCGGGAAAAGCTGCACAGCACCCTGGAGTTCGCAGGGACTCAGCTCCGGACTCTGATCACCAACCACCCCGACACCTTTCCAATGTATACGCAGAACGGGAAGTGGATTCATGGCGGCGAGGCCTGGACGAACTGGTGCGAGGGATTCCTGGGCGGCCAGCTCTGGCTGATGTACGAACACAGCCGCGACCCGTTCTGGCGCGAAAAGGCCGAACATTACTCGCGGCTGGTCGAGCACCGCAAGACCGACCGGAACGTTCACGATCTCGGATTCCTGTTCTGGTCGACCTGGAAGCGCTGGTACGACCTGACCGGCGACGAAGCGGTGAACGCGACGGTGGTCGAGGCCGGGCAAACGCTGGCGCTGCGCTTCAAGGAAAAGGGGCGCTATCTGCGCTCATTCGTCAGCGACGACAGCCTGTTCATCGACATCATGATGAATGTCGGCATCATCTTCTACGCGGCACAGCAGACTGGCGACGCGGCACTGTTGGATGTCGCGCTGGAACACAGCCTGACGACGCGGCGCTATCTGGTGCGCGGCGACGGCAGCACCTCGCACGAAGGGTTGTTCAACCTCGAAACCGGCGAGTTCATCCGCCAGTCGACGCATCAGGGCTGGCGCGACGACAGCTCGTGGGCGCGCGGGCTAACCTGGGCGCTGTACGGGTTCGGGACGGTCTACCGCTTCACCGACGATCCGCGCTTTTTGCAGACGGCCGAGATGACCGCGCAGTATTACATCGAGCATACGCCGTCCCACGGGGTGCCGCCCAATGACTGGAGCGAGGCCAATCCGATCCGTCCCTACGAGAGTTCGGCGGCGGCCATCGCGGCCAGCGGACTGCTCAACCTGGCGCGCCTGACCGGCGACCCGGTGCGGGCACGCTTGTTCCGCGACTATGCGCTGACGATCCTCGATACGCTGACCGAGCCGGAATTCCTTGCCAACGAGACGCCCGGCTGGGAAGGCATCCTCAAGCATGGGAGCTACCACGAACGCAAGGGTCTCGGTGTCGATGAAAGCGTGATGTGGGGCGAGTATTTTTTCCTGGAGGCCTGCAGCAAGGCGCTGAGCTATGTCGGTTAA
- a CDS encoding M48 family metalloprotease, whose protein sequence is MYRSRQSLGGGSGGAGIRLIIGVVIAIFSLISFFLSQEYNPVTGETQYLSLSADQEIALGLQSVPQMIQEFGGEYRDSQTQQAIDRIGFSLVESSAAARESPWRFEFYVLDDPNTINAFALPGGPVFITTALLSRLETEDQVAGVLAHEIIHVLARHSAQQIAKSDLTNGLIGAVGVASGDASTTQTAQMIGQLVNMNYGRNDEIQSDTLGVCLMINAGYDPNEMIAVMEVLASAGGGSQPEFFSTHPNPENRIQKIQDAIAGSADCQL, encoded by the coding sequence ATGTACAGAAGTAGGCAATCGCTGGGCGGCGGAAGCGGCGGCGCTGGAATCCGGCTGATCATCGGCGTGGTAATCGCCATATTTTCACTGATTTCGTTCTTCCTTTCGCAGGAGTACAACCCGGTCACGGGCGAAACCCAGTACCTGAGCCTGTCGGCCGATCAGGAGATTGCGCTGGGGCTGCAGTCGGTGCCGCAGATGATCCAGGAATTTGGCGGGGAGTACCGCGACTCACAGACCCAGCAGGCCATCGACCGGATCGGGTTCAGCCTGGTGGAGAGCAGCGCAGCCGCGCGCGAATCGCCGTGGCGGTTCGAGTTTTACGTGCTGGACGATCCGAATACGATCAACGCGTTCGCGCTGCCGGGCGGGCCGGTCTTCATCACGACCGCGCTGCTCAGCCGGCTGGAGACCGAGGATCAGGTGGCCGGGGTGCTGGCGCACGAGATCATTCATGTGCTGGCACGGCACAGCGCGCAGCAGATCGCCAAGAGCGACCTGACCAACGGGCTGATCGGCGCGGTGGGCGTGGCGTCCGGCGATGCCAGCACCACCCAGACGGCGCAGATGATCGGACAGCTCGTCAACATGAACTACGGGCGGAACGACGAAATCCAGTCCGATACGCTGGGCGTCTGCCTGATGATCAACGCCGGTTACGATCCGAACGAGATGATCGCGGTGATGGAAGTGCTGGCGTCGGCGGGCGGCGGGTCGCAGCCGGAGTTTTTCAGCACCCACCCGAACCCGGAAAACCGGATTCAGAAGATCCAGGACGCAATCGCAGGCTCGGCTGACTGCCAACTCTAG
- a CDS encoding alpha/beta fold hydrolase, whose translation MWRTMMKWIGMALLTAAMITGSAAQDGEFVYGDPLPAAPELAPRGPYAVGVRTVTVVNPGQLVIRGRTAADAPRADRPLTLEIWYPAVAGDAAQRTEYADIMPPSTGAGAIPYTFAGRAIRDAAPDASAAPYPLIVVAHGYPGSRVQLTYLTENLASKGYVVVAIDHTDSTFADAGPFENTLVNRPLDIRFTLDQMAALSTVSDANTSFLSGLLDADNTGLVGFSMGGYGALNVVGAGYSQIVRTVAGDAAAQTLAGSPDFAGPDPRVKALFTFAPFGADLSVMGIRNAGLWDEAALAQIAVPVFFVAGSLDDVAGYENGVRRIFDSAVGADRYLLTYQNARHNVGGNPPPAIATSAENWFRFGEPAWDTRAMNNIAQHFATAFFGLHLKADAPLGRYLAMAVDPGVSATAGRDWPGFVSRSAVGLTLEHAQPAP comes from the coding sequence ATGTGGAGAACAATGATGAAGTGGATAGGAATGGCGCTGCTCACGGCCGCCATGATAACCGGATCGGCGGCGCAGGACGGCGAATTCGTTTACGGCGACCCGCTCCCGGCCGCGCCTGAGCTGGCCCCGCGCGGCCCGTATGCCGTCGGCGTCCGTACCGTGACCGTCGTCAACCCCGGCCAGCTCGTGATTCGCGGGCGTACCGCCGCCGATGCCCCGCGCGCCGACCGGCCGCTCACACTTGAAATCTGGTATCCCGCCGTCGCCGGTGATGCCGCGCAGCGCACCGAATACGCCGACATCATGCCGCCCTCCACCGGCGCGGGTGCAATCCCCTATACCTTCGCCGGTCGCGCCATACGCGACGCCGCCCCAGATGCCTCTGCCGCGCCTTATCCACTGATCGTCGTTGCTCACGGCTATCCCGGCTCGCGCGTCCAGCTGACCTACCTGACCGAAAACCTCGCCTCGAAAGGCTATGTCGTGGTCGCCATTGACCACACCGACTCGACCTTCGCCGATGCCGGCCCCTTCGAGAACACGCTGGTCAACCGTCCGCTCGACATCCGCTTCACGCTCGACCAGATGGCCGCGCTGTCCACCGTGAGCGACGCCAATACATCGTTCCTCAGCGGCCTGCTGGATGCGGATAATACCGGTCTCGTCGGCTTCTCGATGGGCGGCTACGGCGCGCTGAACGTGGTCGGGGCAGGCTACAGCCAGATCGTCCGCACCGTTGCCGGCGATGCCGCCGCGCAGACCCTGGCCGGCAGCCCGGATTTCGCCGGGCCGGATCCGCGCGTCAAAGCGCTGTTCACCTTCGCGCCCTTCGGCGCCGATTTGAGCGTGATGGGGATTCGTAACGCCGGCCTGTGGGACGAGGCCGCCCTCGCGCAGATCGCCGTGCCGGTCTTTTTCGTCGCCGGCAGCCTCGATGACGTCGCCGGTTACGAAAACGGCGTCCGCCGCATCTTCGACTCCGCCGTCGGCGCCGACCGCTACCTGCTCACCTATCAGAACGCGCGCCACAACGTCGGCGGCAATCCTCCGCCGGCCATCGCCACCTCGGCCGAGAACTGGTTTCGCTTCGGTGAACCGGCCTGGGATACCCGCGCCATGAACAACATCGCCCAGCACTTCGCGACGGCGTTCTTCGGCCTCCACCTCAAGGCCGATGCCCCCTTAGGGCGTTATCTGGCGATGGCGGTTGACCCCGGCGTGTCTGCGACCGCGGGCCGCGACTGGCCCGGCTTTGTCTCGCGCTCCGCTGTCGGCCTGACCCTGGAGCACGCCCAGCCCGCCCCGTAA
- a CDS encoding oligogalacturonide lyase, giving the protein MSAGHIYPSERRTFADPRTGVEVTQLTAYPGNSHHLYFTEYGWYDGEKRLLISSERDGAVNLFSVELATGEITQLTDLTPLPLPREVEFVRACINPVQPEAYFWYGYELRALNLQTAAQRTIYRMPDGFDVSMTSCSADGKFVYSSIAEDMSKHFKVDLLRGYVGFAETWAAHPLSRIVQVATDGSATKVVWEENNWIGHANASPRFPHLLTFCHEGPWDKVENRVWGLNIDTGEAWKIRPREAEGEIVGHEYWHADGVTVGYHGRHPQRGDFFGHVRYDNTGRVEVAFEHIDSNHGHFHSNDTSLVISDVGPMIDLWRWNGTDYGAARALCSHDSSFKIQQVHAHPRLNRDATQAVFCSDRDGYGNVYVVGVPDFAELPLLSALY; this is encoded by the coding sequence GTGAGCGCCGGACATATCTATCCATCCGAGCGGCGCACCTTTGCCGACCCGCGCACCGGCGTCGAAGTCACGCAGCTGACTGCCTATCCGGGCAACAGCCACCATCTGTATTTTACCGAGTACGGCTGGTACGACGGTGAAAAACGCCTGCTGATCAGTTCGGAGCGCGACGGCGCGGTGAATCTGTTTAGTGTCGAGCTGGCAACCGGCGAGATCACGCAGCTGACCGATCTTACCCCCCTGCCGCTCCCGCGCGAGGTCGAATTTGTGCGCGCGTGCATCAACCCCGTGCAGCCGGAAGCCTATTTCTGGTACGGCTACGAACTGCGCGCGCTGAATCTGCAGACGGCCGCGCAGCGCACGATCTACCGGATGCCGGACGGCTTCGACGTCTCGATGACCTCTTGCAGCGCCGATGGGAAGTTCGTGTATTCGAGCATCGCCGAGGATATGTCGAAGCACTTCAAGGTCGATCTGCTGCGCGGCTATGTCGGCTTCGCGGAAACATGGGCGGCGCATCCGCTCAGTCGGATTGTCCAGGTGGCGACCGACGGCAGCGCAACCAAAGTGGTGTGGGAAGAGAATAACTGGATCGGCCACGCCAATGCCTCGCCGCGTTTCCCGCATCTGCTGACGTTCTGCCATGAAGGGCCGTGGGACAAGGTCGAGAACCGCGTCTGGGGCCTGAATATCGACACTGGCGAGGCGTGGAAGATCCGCCCGCGCGAGGCCGAAGGCGAAATCGTCGGCCATGAGTACTGGCATGCCGATGGCGTGACGGTCGGCTACCACGGCAGGCACCCGCAACGCGGCGACTTTTTCGGCCATGTGCGCTACGACAACACGGGGCGAGTCGAGGTGGCCTTCGAGCATATCGACTCGAATCACGGCCACTTCCACTCCAACGACACGTCTCTTGTTATCAGCGATGTCGGACCAATGATCGATCTGTGGCGCTGGAACGGGACGGATTACGGCGCGGCGCGCGCGCTGTGCAGCCACGATTCGAGTTTCAAAATCCAGCAGGTACACGCGCACCCGCGTCTGAACCGCGACGCGACACAAGCCGTGTTTTGCAGCGACCGGGACGGTTACGGGAATGTGTATGTGGTCGGTGTGCCGGATTTTGCGGAACTGCCGCTTCTGAGCGCGCTTTACTAG
- a CDS encoding NADH:flavin oxidoreductase, which yields MPSYKKVAQLRTASQFREYCDSLGIDLPFDEAVQSGAESPFAQPIDTDWVQIGNRFCVLPMEGWDGTADGRPTDLTRRRWQRFGLSGAKLIWGGEAVAVRHDGRANPNQLMLNESTVGDLASLRRILVDTHKEHFGRTDDLYIGLQLTHSGRFSRPNDKKRLEPRTAYAHPILDRKFGTTDEMLLTDGEIRALIDDFVKAAVLAEKAGYAFVDLKHCHGYLGHEFLTATHRAGEFGGSFENRTRFLREIVAGIRAEAPKLAVGVRLSAFDFVPFKPGEDRTGVPDLPAGARYEYAFGGDPTGLGIDLTEPLRFLDLLVELGISLVCVTAGSPYYNPHIQRPALFPPSDGYQPPEDPLVGVARQIGAVAALKSMRPELIFVGSGYSYLQEWLPNVGQYAVRTGMVDSVGLGRLTLSYPELPRDVIEGRPMQRKLFCRTFSDCTTAPRNGMVSGCYPLDEFYKAREEYGLLMELKGEK from the coding sequence ATGCCGAGCTACAAGAAGGTTGCCCAATTGCGCACGGCCAGCCAGTTTCGCGAATACTGCGACTCGCTTGGCATCGATTTGCCGTTCGACGAGGCCGTCCAGTCCGGCGCGGAGTCGCCGTTCGCGCAGCCGATCGACACGGATTGGGTTCAGATCGGCAACCGCTTCTGCGTGCTGCCGATGGAAGGATGGGACGGGACCGCCGATGGCCGGCCCACCGACCTCACGCGCAGGCGCTGGCAGCGCTTCGGACTCAGCGGCGCCAAGCTGATCTGGGGCGGGGAAGCGGTGGCCGTGCGGCACGACGGGCGGGCAAACCCGAACCAGCTCATGCTCAACGAGTCGACGGTCGGCGATCTGGCGAGTCTGCGGCGTATTCTGGTGGACACACACAAAGAGCACTTCGGCAGGACCGACGATCTGTACATCGGACTGCAGCTCACCCATTCCGGGCGGTTTTCGCGTCCTAACGACAAGAAACGGCTGGAACCGCGCACGGCCTACGCGCACCCGATCCTGGACCGGAAATTCGGCACCACCGACGAGATGCTGCTCACCGATGGCGAAATCCGGGCGCTGATCGACGACTTCGTGAAGGCCGCGGTGCTGGCAGAGAAGGCGGGCTACGCGTTCGTCGACCTCAAGCATTGTCACGGCTACCTGGGACACGAATTCCTGACCGCCACGCACCGCGCCGGAGAATTCGGTGGGAGCTTCGAGAACCGGACGCGTTTCCTGCGGGAGATCGTGGCGGGGATTCGCGCCGAGGCGCCGAAACTGGCCGTCGGCGTGCGGTTGAGCGCATTCGATTTTGTGCCGTTCAAACCGGGAGAAGACCGGACCGGGGTGCCGGATCTCCCTGCGGGCGCGCGCTACGAGTACGCCTTCGGCGGCGATCCAACCGGCCTCGGCATCGACCTGACGGAACCGCTGCGCTTCCTCGATCTGCTGGTTGAGTTGGGGATTTCGCTGGTCTGCGTGACGGCCGGCAGCCCTTACTACAACCCGCATATCCAGCGCCCCGCCCTGTTCCCGCCGTCCGACGGCTACCAGCCGCCGGAAGACCCGCTGGTGGGGGTCGCGCGGCAGATCGGCGCGGTGGCGGCGCTGAAAAGCATGCGGCCGGAGCTGATCTTCGTTGGCTCGGGGTATTCGTATCTACAGGAATGGCTCCCCAACGTCGGCCAGTACGCCGTGCGAACCGGCATGGTCGACTCGGTCGGGCTTGGGCGGCTGACTCTGAGCTACCCGGAACTGCCGCGGGATGTGATCGAGGGCCGGCCGATGCAGCGCAAGCTGTTCTGCCGGACTTTCAGCGACTGCACGACCGCGCCGCGCAACGGCATGGTGTCCGGCTGCTACCCGCTCGATGAATTCTATAAGGCGCGCGAGGAATACGGGCTTCTGATGGAGTTGAAAGGGGAAAAGTGA
- a CDS encoding GntR family transcriptional regulator, translated as MAEDLFRSKNAVVYDLLKEKIIRGDLAPGQALKIEALAAQIGVSAIPVREALRHLEANGFVVIEPYVGVTVTPLEAASIREVFSTLEALEIISGRRLCERVTHEDLALLEDEVSAMAHLTGDAEAWSARNKKLHRTICSMAGMVLVEKMLSVALDHWDRLRRCYLEDVFARRVGLRQNEHEQILDALHQRNPDALETVVRAHNRAALKAYSAHLQQAGLLENEA; from the coding sequence GTGGCCGAAGACCTGTTCCGCAGTAAAAACGCAGTCGTATATGACCTGCTCAAGGAAAAGATCATCCGCGGAGACCTCGCTCCGGGGCAGGCGCTGAAGATCGAGGCGCTGGCCGCCCAGATCGGCGTGAGCGCGATCCCCGTGCGCGAGGCGCTCCGGCATCTGGAGGCGAACGGGTTCGTGGTGATCGAGCCGTACGTGGGCGTGACCGTGACGCCGCTGGAGGCCGCCTCGATCCGCGAGGTATTTTCGACGCTGGAGGCCCTGGAAATCATCAGCGGCCGCCGCCTGTGCGAGCGCGTGACCCACGAAGACCTGGCGCTGCTGGAAGACGAGGTTTCGGCGATGGCCCACCTGACCGGCGACGCTGAAGCCTGGTCCGCGCGCAACAAAAAGCTGCACCGGACCATTTGCAGCATGGCCGGCATGGTGCTGGTCGAGAAAATGCTGTCGGTCGCGCTGGACCACTGGGACCGGCTGCGCCGCTGCTACCTCGAAGATGTCTTCGCGCGGCGGGTCGGGCTGCGGCAGAACGAGCACGAGCAGATTTTGGACGCGCTGCACCAGCGCAATCCCGACGCCCTCGAAACCGTGGTCCGGGCGCACAACCGCGCCGCCCTGAAAGCGTATTCCGCACATTTGCAGCAGGCAGGATTATTGGAGAACGAAGCATGA
- a CDS encoding 3-ketoacyl-ACP reductase, whose translation MSVKRAALVTGASRGIGRGIALALAEKGWNVAVNYHSNAAAANDLVSEIKARGTEAFAVQADVATLGDHARLLDAVTGAFGRLDVLVNNAGIGPRVRADLLEMSVESYDEVMGVNLRGPFFLTQRAARLMIGQIQAGTIEQGTVVNIGSVSAYTASINRGEYCVAKAGMGMMTALFADRLATHGINVYEVRPGIIETDMTHVAKAKYDRLIIEEGLTPIRRWGQPEDVGRAVEAIVSGAFPFSTGEVINVDGGFHLRRL comes from the coding sequence ATGTCGGTTAAGCGCGCGGCGCTGGTCACCGGGGCCAGCCGGGGCATCGGGCGTGGAATCGCCCTCGCGCTGGCCGAAAAAGGCTGGAATGTCGCGGTCAACTATCACAGCAACGCGGCGGCGGCCAACGACCTCGTCAGCGAGATCAAGGCGCGCGGCACAGAGGCCTTCGCGGTGCAGGCCGATGTCGCCACCCTGGGGGACCATGCGCGGCTGCTCGACGCGGTGACCGGCGCGTTCGGCCGGCTGGACGTGCTGGTGAATAACGCGGGCATCGGGCCGCGTGTGCGCGCCGACCTGCTTGAGATGTCGGTCGAGAGCTACGACGAAGTAATGGGCGTCAACCTGCGCGGGCCGTTCTTCCTGACGCAGCGCGCGGCCAGGCTGATGATCGGCCAAATCCAGGCCGGGACGATCGAGCAGGGTACTGTGGTCAATATCGGCTCGGTGAGCGCCTACACGGCCAGCATCAACCGCGGCGAATACTGCGTGGCGAAGGCCGGGATGGGCATGATGACCGCCTTGTTTGCCGACCGGCTGGCGACTCATGGCATCAACGTATATGAGGTGCGTCCGGGCATCATCGAAACCGACATGACGCACGTTGCGAAAGCCAAGTACGACCGGCTGATCATCGAAGAGGGCCTGACGCCGATCCGCCGCTGGGGCCAACCGGAGGATGTCGGGCGGGCAGTGGAAGCGATCGTGAGCGGCGCATTCCCGTTTTCGACCGGCGAAGTCATCAACGTCGACGGCGGCTTCCATCTGCGGCGGCTGTGA
- a CDS encoding PD40 domain-containing protein: MRRLIPFILITLTLAACQPASSSPTNAPTDAPLLAPTDTPAPAVAPLSADEVLSAVKGEGGAVSLVAVDIPTGMTRVLIRDRESITGDGGFIDLPARSPDGSRLAFARSVIVTNANGFETVNQGIWVSGLDGSGMRQVAAPSGTFEYSDPVWSPDAARIAFLSNEFGGKTYVVGLDGTPPAELTTAGPKPRRVSWSPDGTRLLYTSDRREGSTLRRGIFVYDLAAGIETALVVAENVIFSTPAWSPDGTRITYIRWNSADELQEVFVSGADGSDPVNLTPGQAYAYDPQFSPDGQLLAYNHYDTETKTYALAVLTLDGSAERRIVLELPGNRSGPDW, translated from the coding sequence ATGCGCCGCCTCATCCCCTTCATCCTCATTACGCTGACTCTCGCTGCCTGCCAGCCTGCCTCGTCCAGCCCGACCAACGCACCGACCGATGCGCCGCTGCTGGCGCCGACCGATACGCCCGCCCCAGCCGTCGCCCCCTTGTCGGCAGACGAGGTGCTGTCCGCGGTCAAGGGGGAGGGGGGCGCAGTCTCGCTGGTCGCCGTCGATATCCCGACCGGCATGACCCGCGTCCTGATCCGCGACCGCGAGTCGATCACTGGTGACGGCGGCTTCATCGACCTCCCGGCGCGCTCCCCGGACGGCTCCCGGCTCGCCTTCGCCCGCAGCGTCATCGTCACCAATGCCAACGGCTTCGAAACCGTCAATCAGGGCATCTGGGTATCCGGCCTCGACGGCAGCGGGATGCGCCAGGTCGCCGCGCCCAGCGGCACCTTCGAATACTCCGATCCGGTCTGGTCGCCGGACGCGGCGCGCATCGCCTTCCTCAGTAACGAATTTGGCGGCAAAACCTACGTCGTCGGCCTCGATGGCACGCCCCCGGCCGAACTCACCACCGCCGGCCCCAAGCCGCGCCGCGTCTCGTGGTCGCCCGATGGGACGCGCCTGCTCTATACCAGCGATCGCCGCGAGGGCTCGACCCTGCGCCGTGGCATCTTTGTCTACGATCTGGCTGCCGGGATCGAGACCGCGCTGGTCGTCGCCGAAAACGTGATCTTTTCCACACCGGCCTGGTCGCCGGACGGGACGCGCATCACCTACATCCGCTGGAATTCCGCCGACGAGCTGCAGGAAGTCTTCGTGTCGGGCGCCGACGGCTCCGACCCCGTCAACCTCACGCCGGGGCAGGCCTATGCCTACGACCCGCAGTTCTCGCCGGATGGCCAATTGCTCGCCTATAACCACTACGACACCGAAACCAAAACCTACGCGCTGGCCGTTCTGACCCTCGACGGGTCAGCCGAACGGCGCATCGTGCTGGAGCTGCCCGGCAACCGCAGCGGCCCTGACTGGTAA